The DNA sequence TATGAGGTCACGCTGGATCTCAACCTCCAGTGTCTTCTCCCTCTCAATGTAGACCTCAGCCATCTCACCATACCTTAATGCGAGTTTAACCGCCTCTTCACCAATCCCGAACATCAGCTCACCACCCCATGAATCTCCTGACCGCCTCTGCAACCCCTTCTCCATGGGCTGCGGAGGTCACATAATCTGCCATCTCCCGCAGTTCAGGGTCTGCATTTGCAACCGCAACCCTGAATCCAGCAGCCTCAATGAATTCCAGGTCATTTTCACTGTCACCTATGGCCATGACATCCTCCATCTCTATCCCCATGGATTCAAGCAGGATCTCCAGGGATGAACCCTTATTCACTGAGGGGTCTGTCAGGTGTATGGCAAAGCCGGTATCATAGACCTCAACATCAAAATCCCTGAGCGCCTCCCTGACAGTATCTGCAGGTACATCCCTGGTCAGTGCTATCTCCGACACCCTGAGGTCAGAGAACTGGACCTTCCGGACAGGGTAGATCCCTTTGAGGTGACTGTAGGCCATCTCAGCCTTACTTATATCACCCAGGACCCTCACCTCATCATTGATGTGCAGCACACCGCCATTTTCAGCTACAACCCCTCCGCTGGCCCCTATTAGGACCGATGTTGCCATAGCAAAGCAGAGGATGTTACCGGTAACCATTATAACAGGCACCCCTGCCTCCTCGGCACCCCTGAGGGCCTTCACAGCCTCCAGAGACAGCCTCCTTTTTTTGTCGGTTATTGTGCCGTCGATGTCAACTGCAATGGCCCTCATCCTGACACCTAGAATGAGCTGTACCGGTAGGCTATGTTACAGGTGCCCTCCCTTGACACCATGCATGCCCCGATGGGACTGGTGGGGGTGCACTCATTCTTGAAGAGTTTGCATTCCTCCGGCCTTGCAACACCCCTCAATACAGCACCGCATATGCATCCCGCCGGTGTATCAACCGTATCTTCAACCTCTATATCGAATTTCTCCCGGGCATTGAATTCAGAGAACTCATCCCTTATCTCATAGACTGATTCGGGTATGACCGGGAATCCCCTCCACTCCCTCTCGGTTACCTTGAAGACCTCATCCATCACCTTCTGGGCCTTGAGGTTACCCTCGGGTTTCACGGCCCTCTTATACTCGTTCTCAACCTTTGCCTCTCCCCTATCGATCTGTCGGAGTATCATGTAGACCGCCATGAGTATATCCAGGGGGTTGAAGCCCGCTATGACCTGTGGTATGTTGTAGTCCCTTGAGAAGGGCTCATAGGGTTTCATGCCGATTATGGTTGACACGTGACCTGGTTCTATGAGGGCGTTGAGGTTCACCTCACCTGACTCTATGAGAAACCTGAGGGCGGGTGGTATGAGCCTGTGGCATGAAAGAACCGAGAAGTTCTCAGGTGGTCCTGAGAGTATCTCCGAGGCTGTTGTTGGCGCCGTGGTCTCAAATCCCGCTGCCATGAATACGACTTCCCGGTCAAGTTTCCTTGCTATCTCCACTGCGTTGCCCACACCGTAGACTATCCTGACATCCGCACCGTCCGCCCTGGCATCCGCGAGGGATCCCCTGGAGCCCGGGACCCGGAGCATGTCACCGAAGGTTGTTATGGTGACACCCTGCCTTGCAAGTTCAATGCACTCGTCGATTTCCCTTGCCGGGACACAGCAGACCGGACAGCCAGGCCCGGCGACCACCTCCACCTCCTCAGGAAGGAGGGACCTTACACCATGCTGCATTATTGTGTGCTCATGTGACCCGCATACATGCATTATCTTAACTGGACGTGATATCTCCTGTATCCTTGAAACCAGTTCCCTTGAAAGATTCTTCATAAGACCACCATTACACTTAAAGATCTATTTATCACGATCATATATATATGGAGGAGGCCAAAGGATTATGTTTTATGGGGAGAGAAGTTTAAACATGTCAGTTATCATCCTCCTCTTCCTCTTCACTGTCTCACTGATTGGCGTTATAAAGTCGGCCGATATATTCGTGGATCGGATCGTTGATATAGGTAGGGCCCTGGGGATATCCCAGATAATACTGGGGGTGACAGTCGCCGCTGCAGGGACCTCCCTTCCTGAATTTGGATCCGCACTGATATCCGTCCTCACAGGAAACCCTGATCTCGGTGTGGGTGTTGTTATAGGATCAAATATATGGAACATAGCCGGCATCATAGGCATATCAGCCATCCTTTCATGTGCGGTTACAACAAACCGGGATGAGATCCGGAGGGATGGTCTTTTCGGGCTTCTGAGCATACTCATCCTCACATTCTTCATGCTCATGGGACCGGTTGGCCCCCTGACTGGTGTCGTGCTCCTTGCACTCTACGGTGTTTAC is a window from the Methanothermobacter thermautotrophicus str. Delta H genome containing:
- a CDS encoding phosphoglycolate phosphatase → MRAIAVDIDGTITDKKRRLSLEAVKALRGAEEAGVPVIMVTGNILCFAMATSVLIGASGGVVAENGGVLHINDEVRVLGDISKAEMAYSHLKGIYPVRKVQFSDLRVSEIALTRDVPADTVREALRDFDVEVYDTGFAIHLTDPSVNKGSSLEILLESMGIEMEDVMAIGDSENDLEFIEAAGFRVAVANADPELREMADYVTSAAHGEGVAEAVRRFMGW
- the hypD gene encoding hydrogenase formation protein HypD, whose protein sequence is MKNLSRELVSRIQEISRPVKIMHVCGSHEHTIMQHGVRSLLPEEVEVVAGPGCPVCCVPAREIDECIELARQGVTITTFGDMLRVPGSRGSLADARADGADVRIVYGVGNAVEIARKLDREVVFMAAGFETTAPTTASEILSGPPENFSVLSCHRLIPPALRFLIESGEVNLNALIEPGHVSTIIGMKPYEPFSRDYNIPQVIAGFNPLDILMAVYMILRQIDRGEAKVENEYKRAVKPEGNLKAQKVMDEVFKVTEREWRGFPVIPESVYEIRDEFSEFNAREKFDIEVEDTVDTPAGCICGAVLRGVARPEECKLFKNECTPTSPIGACMVSREGTCNIAYRYSSF